The following coding sequences are from one Eucalyptus grandis isolate ANBG69807.140 chromosome 11, ASM1654582v1, whole genome shotgun sequence window:
- the LOC104427307 gene encoding G-type lectin S-receptor-like serine/threonine-protein kinase SD2-5, with product MVSICSLCSFVLSFSFAFVPQFSIFIDAQAPSYFQPKNEKAQDYDYPSAPISTRWTNDGTTNRSILHGDGYIVRSILLQRKGPYYEPAYACGFYCNGNCENYLFAVVIVTYTIDDLLDPQVVWSANRNNPVNIGATLELTSEGDLVLKDVDGTVAWSTNTSGKSIVGLKLTVLGNLVLFDKNNVTVWQSFDQPTDSLVLGQKLTPGQRLIPSVSWTNWTIDEMITLSLNSDNLAAQLGTSPPLIYYLNGNFPVDASIALAYVQFVNGSLTFFSNSSQKLTLIVLPQSSNAQYMKFGSDGHLRVYQWAYGWKEVADLLTDHVGECGYPMECGQYGICFNGLCGCPASSGQVNYFKQVNDLQPDLGCSETIPLSCEASQYQSFLELKHVKYFAKFAFPTDLQTMDSLSCKKACAKNCSCKAAIFLHGSNPNSGKCYLTTQMFSLTKINDSKISSDYTTFGTIPSDYTTFLKVQNVANDVLKTSVGNQRSNHLRIILGSSLGALFATMILIVVIVLIVWKRDDNETEENYLDQVPGMPTRYKYDDLKAITEDFSKKLGEGGFGSVFEGTLIDGTKVAVKRLDGFGQVKKSFLAEVETVGNIHHVNLVRLMGFCAEKSHRLLIYEYMPNGSLDRWIFHKSNECVLDWQQRKKIILDMAKALHYLHEDCRQKIVHLDIKPQNILLDGNFTAKVADFGLSKLIDRDQSKVVTTMRGTPGYLAPEWLSAAITEKVDVYSFGVVILEIVCGRKIFDRSLDEDDMNLLSLFERKAEEERLLDIVDNYSEDMQLIGPQVVNMMRIAAWCLQGDYTKRPSMSMVIKVLEGAMEVQDDLDFNFFAQPSTNRAAKLGQMDIEFNSNTALLPSVLTGPR from the coding sequence ATGGTCTCAATCTGCAGTCTCTGTTcctttgttctttccttttcctttgctttCGTACCGCAATTCTCCATCTTTATTGATGCTCAAGCTCCAAgttattttcaaccaaaaaatgaaaaagctcAAGATTATGATTATCCATCTGCCCCAATTTCAACACGGTGGACGAACGATGGAACAACTAATCGCTCCATATTGCATGGAGATGGATATATCGTGCGATCAATTCTACTCCAACGCAAAGGGCCATATTATGAACCTGCCTATGCTTGCGGCTTCTACTGTAATGGTAACTGCGAAAATTACCTCTTTGCTGTGGTCATAGTCACATATACCATTGATGATTTGTTGGATCCACAAGTAGTGTGGTCTGCCAATCGAAACAATCCCGTAAACATCGGCGCGACATTAGAGCTCACATCCGAAGGAGATTTGGTGTTGAAAGATGTTGATGGCACTGTTGCTTGGTCCACAAACACTTCTGGTAAGTCCATCGTAGGCTTGAAGCTGACAGTTTTGGGGAACCTTGTGTTGTTTGATAAGAATAATGTGACTGTTTGGCAGTCATTTGATCAACCAACCGACTCCCTTGTTCTGGGACAAAAGTTGACGCCTGGGCAAAGATTGATACCGAGTGTTTCTTGGACAAATTGGACCATAGACGAAATGATCACGCTTTCCCTGAATAGCGATAATTTAGCTGCTCAATTGGGGACTAGTCCACCTCTCATCTATTATCTAAATGGCAATTTTCCTGTGGATGCAAGTATTGCGTTGGCATATGTTCAGTTTGTAAATGGAAGCTTGACttttttctcaaattcttcCCAGAAGCTGACTTTGATTGTACTCCCTCAATCATCTAATGCGCAATACATGAAGTTTGGCTCGGATGGGCATTTGAGAGTATATCAGTGGGCATATGGGTGGAAAGAAGTGGCCGATCTTTTGACAGATCATGTTGGGGAGTGCGGTTATCCAATGGAATGTGGACAATATGGAATTTGCTTCAATGGGTTATGTGGCTGTCCGGCTTCGAGTGGGCAAGTGAACTATTTCAAGCAAGTAAATGATTTGCAACCTGATCTTGGGTGCTCTGAGACAATTCCATTGTCTTGTGAGGCTTCACAATATCAAAGTTTTCTGGAGCTCAAACATGTCAAGTACTTCGCTAAGTTTGCTTTCCCTACAGATCTGCAGACCATGGATTCTTTGAGTTGTAAAAAGGCCTGTGCAAAGAACTGTTCATGCAAAGCGGCTATATTCCTACATGGATCGAATCCCAATAGTGGCAAGTGTTACTTAACAACTCAGATGTTTTCACTAACAAAAATTAACGACAGTAAGATTTCTTCTGATTATACTACTTTCGGTACGATTCCTTCTGACTATACTACTTTCCTTAAAGTACAAAATGTGGCCAATGACGTTCTTAAAACTTCAGTTGGCAATCAAAGGAGCAACCATCTCCGAATAATACTTGGGTCCAGCCTTGGAGCTCTATTTGCCACAATGATTCTCATTGTAGTCATAGTTTTGATTGTTTGGAAGAGAGATGATAATGAAACAGAGGAGAATTATCTTGATCAAGTACCTGGAATGCCCACAAGATACAAATACGATGATTTGAAAGCCATTACAGAGGACTTCAGTAAAAAGCTTGGCGAAGGTGGTTTTGGTTCTGTTTTCGAGGGTACTCTAATTGATGGCACAAAAGTTGCAGTGAAGCGCCTTGATGGTTTTGGGCAAGTCAAGAAATCCTTTCTAGCTGAAGTTGAGACCGTTGGCAACATCCATCATGTGAACTTGGTAAGACTCATGGGATTTTGTGCAGAGAAATCCCACAGGCTTCTTATCTATGAATACATGCCAAATGGATCTCTAGATAGATGGATTTTTCACAAATCCAATGAATGTGTTCTCGACTggcaacaaaggaagaagatcaTTCTCGATATGGCAAAAGCACTGcattatcttcatgaagattgTAGACAAAAGATAGTTCACTTGGACATTAAACCCCAAAATATTCTGTTGGATGGGAATTTCACTGCCAAGGTTGCTGATTTTGGGCTGTCCAAGCTAATCGATAGGGACCAAAGCAAAGTTGTCACAACCATGAGAGGAACTCCTGGTTATTTGGCCCCCGAGTGGCTGAGTGCAGCAATTACTGAAAAGGTTGATGTGTACAGCTTTGGCGTGGTAATCCTGGAGATAGTTTGTGGGAGAAAAATCTTCGATCGCTCTTTAGATGAAGATGACATGAATTTGCTAAGCCTTTTTGAGAGAAAGGCAGAAGAGGAGCGATTGTTGGACATTGTGGATAATTATAGTGAGGATATGCAACTAATTGGGCCACAGGTGGTGAATATGATGAGGATTGCTGCATGGTGCTTGCAAGGAGACTATACAAAGAGGCCTTCCATGTCAATGGTCATCAAGGTGTTAGAGGGCGCTATGGAAGTTCAAGATGACCTAGATTTCAACTTCTTTGCTCAGCCTTCCACTAATAGAGCAGCAAAACTCGGTCAAATGGACATCGAATTCAATTCAAACACTGCATTACTACCCTCTGTTCTAACTGGTCCACGATGA